In Mus musculus strain C57BL/6J chromosome 14, GRCm38.p6 C57BL/6J, the following are encoded in one genomic region:
- the Cma1 gene encoding chymase preproprotein, whose product MHLLTLHLLLLLLGSSTKAGEIIGGTECIPHSRPYMAYLEIVTSENYLSACSGFLIRRNFVLTAAHCAGRSITVLLGAHNKTSKEDTWQKLEVEKQFLHPKYDENLVVHDIMLLKLKEKAKLTLGVGTLPLSANFNFIPPGRMCRAVGWGRTNVNEPASDTLQEVKMRLQEPQACKHFTSFRHNSQLCVGNPKKMQNVYKGDSGGPLLCAGIAQGIASYVHRNAKPPAVFTRISHYRPWINKILREN is encoded by the exons ATGCATCTTCTTACTCTTCatctgctgctccttctcctgggTTCCAGCACCAAAGCTG GAGAGATCATTGGAGGCACGGAGTGCATACCACACTCCCGCCCCTACATGGCCTATCTGGAAATTGTCACTTCTGAGAACTACCTGTCGGCCTGCAGTGGCTTCCTGATAAGAAGAAACTTTGTGCTGACTGCAGCTCACTGTGCGGGAAG GTCTATAACAGTCCTCCTAGGAGCCCATAACAAAACATCTAAAGAAGACACGTGGCAGAAGCTTGAGGTGGAAAAGCAATTCCTTCATCCAAAATATGATGAGAATTTGGTTGTCCACGACATCATGCTACTGAAG TTGAAGGAGAAAGCCAAGCTAACCCTAGGTGTGGGAACCCTCCCACTCTCTGCCAACTTCAACTTTATCCCACCCGGGAGAATGTGCAGGGCAGTTGGCTGGGGCAGAACAAACGTGAATGAGCCAGCCTCCGACACACTGCAGGAAGTAAAGATGAGACTCCAGGAGCCCCAAGCCTGCAAACACTTCACCAGTTTTCGACACAATTCCCAGCTGTGTGTGGGCAACCCCAAGAAGATGCAAAATGTATACAAG ggAGACTCTGGAGGACCTCTGCTGTGTGCTGGGATAGCCCAAGGCATTGCATCCTATGTACATCGGAATGCAAAGCCCCCTGCTGTCTTTACCAGAATCTCCCATTACAGGCCCTGGATCAATAAGATCTTGAGGGAGAATTAA